From Ostrinia nubilalis chromosome 9, ilOstNubi1.1, whole genome shotgun sequence, one genomic window encodes:
- the LOC135074692 gene encoding uncharacterized protein LOC135074692, whose protein sequence is MRNFVRTFAILLITIAAASTAPASSSSHDNNLTTDPKDPTTHQLLSSLGLKKLRIPAAHHRKRLAEQGRRHASGDSRMFVIKLPPNTSYYSHADPAPAAARTLPLQMTSNGKPARVYHWNIPVLQKLAKNRPQARFDDEIVDVESTPTWPKGTNDHPNSLDALAYYVPAKKTSFRKYFSGNGKPKSFYVIEKNKKSAEYHRLLP, encoded by the coding sequence AACCTTTGCAATCCTGCTCATCACCATCGCAGCGGCGAGCACAGCGCCCGCCTCATCCTCCAGCCATGACAACAACCTCACCACCGACCCCAAAGACCCCACCACGCACCAGCTCCTCAGCTCACTCGGCCTCAAGAAGCTCAGGATACCGGCCGCCCACCACCGCAAGAGGTTAGCGGAGCAAGGAAGACGACACGCCAGCGGCGATTCAAGGATGTTCGTCATCAAACTGCCTCCAAACACCAGCTACTACTCACACGCTGATCCTGCCCCTGCCGCCGCCCGCACTCTCCCCCTCCAAATGACCAGCAACGGAAAACCTGCCAGGGTCTATCATTGGAACATCCCAGTACTCCAGAAACTCGCCAAGAACAGACCACAAGCCAGATTCGACGACGAAATCGTCGATGTAGAGAGCACTCCCACCTGGCCGAAAGGAACCAATGACCACCCGAACTCTCTGGACGCACTCGCTTACTACGTCCCAGCCAAGAAGACGTCTTTCAGGAAATACTTCTCAGGAAACGGCAAACCTAAGTCCTTCTACGTCATCGAGAAGAACAAGAAGTCCGCGGAGTACCACAGACTACTCCCATAA